The genomic segment CCGTAGCCTTGGATTTGCTGTAGCCGAACAGCTTTTGGAAGATGTAGGTCACGTAGTGCATCAGGTTCACCGGGTCGTCCCAGACGACCGTGACCCACGGACGGTCCTCGGCCTCCAGGATCTCGGTGACCTCGACCGCCTCGGGCGTCGCCTGCGGGGCCGCCATCCGTACGACCACGTCGGCCGGACCGACGGCAAACCGGACAGCGCCCTCCATGCACAGACCCATAACCTTCAGGGTACGACTCGGCCCGCGGGAAACAACACCCGCCGCATGCGGATTGTCCTTTTCGAGATGACGGCCGACACCACCGGCGCGGCGCTGTCTACAGTGGCCTGGTGGACACCTCGGATGCCTCCGGCACCGCCGCGGCCAGTACCGCGCTGCTGACCGATCAGTACGAATTGACCATGCTCGCTGCGGCGCTGACCGACGGGTCGGCGGACCGGCGTTGCAGTTTCGAAGTATTCGCCAGGCGATTGCCGAACGGCCGGCGCTACGGCGTGGTGGCCGGCACCGGCCGGCTGCTGGATGCCTTGGCCGACTTCCGCTTCGGTGAGCCCGAACTCGCGGTGGTGGCCGGATTCCTCGACGACCGCACGCTGGAATGGCTGCGCGGGTACCGATTCGGCGGCGACATCGACGGATATCGCGAGGGCGACCTGTATTTCCCGGGCTCGCCGATCCTGTCGGTGCGGGGCAGCTTCGCCGAATGCGTGGTGCTGGAGACGCTGATCCTGTCGATCCTCAACCACGACAGCGCGATCGCGTCGGCGGCCGCGCGGATGGTGAGCGCCGCCGGGGATCGCAACATGATCGAGATGGGCTCGCGGCGCACCCACGAACTGGCCGCGCCCGCCAGCTCGCGGGCGGCCTACCTGGCCGGTTTCGACGCCACGTCCAATCTGGAAGCGGTGCGGCGGTTCGGCGTACCGGGTGCGGGCACCAGCGCGCACGCGTTCACCCTGTTGCACAGCGGACCGGACGGTCAGGACGAGGCCGCGGCGTTCCGCACCCAGATCGAGGCGCTCGGGCTCGGCACCACGCTGCTGGTCGACACCTACGACATCGCCAAGGGCGTGGCGACCGCGATCGAGGTCGCCGGGCCCGGATTGGGCGGCGTGCGCATCGATTCCGGTGATCTGGGCGTGCTGGCCCGGCAGGTGCGCGATCAGCTGGACGCGCTGGGGGCGACCGGGACCCGGATCGTGGTGTCCGGCGATCTGGACGAGTATGCGATCGCCTCGCTGCGCGCCGAGCCGGTCGACGTGTACGGCGTCGGCACCTCTCTGGTGACCGGATCCGGCGCGCCGACCGCCGGGATGGTCTACAAGCTGGTCGAGGTGGACGGCACGCCGGTGGCCAAGCGTTCCAGTCACAAGGAGTCCCGCGGCGGCGCCAAGACCGCGGTGCGCCTGGCCCGCCCGACCGGGACCATCGTGGAGGAGATCGTGTATCCGATCGCCGCTCCCGCGCCGGAGCCGGACGGTTTCGAGACCCGGGAGCTGCTGGTGCCGCTGGTCCGCGGGGGCCGGGTGCTCGGCGATCGGCCCACCCTGCGGGAGAGCCGCGATCTGGTCGCGCGCGGACTGGTCAGTCTGCCCTGGGAGGGGCTGAAGCTTTCCGCCGGGGAGCCCGCGATCCCCACGACGTTCCTACAATGAAGCCGTGCCCGCTCGGTGCGGGCGAAAACGAGG from the Nocardia sp. BMG111209 genome contains:
- the clpS gene encoding ATP-dependent Clp protease adapter ClpS; this translates as MEGAVRFAVGPADVVVRMAAPQATPEAVEVTEILEAEDRPWVTVVWDDPVNLMHYVTYIFQKLFGYSKSKATELMLKVHNEGKAVVSSGSRDKMEHDVQRLHAAGLWATMQRDE
- a CDS encoding nicotinate phosphoribosyltransferase, whose product is MDTSDASGTAAASTALLTDQYELTMLAAALTDGSADRRCSFEVFARRLPNGRRYGVVAGTGRLLDALADFRFGEPELAVVAGFLDDRTLEWLRGYRFGGDIDGYREGDLYFPGSPILSVRGSFAECVVLETLILSILNHDSAIASAAARMVSAAGDRNMIEMGSRRTHELAAPASSRAAYLAGFDATSNLEAVRRFGVPGAGTSAHAFTLLHSGPDGQDEAAAFRTQIEALGLGTTLLVDTYDIAKGVATAIEVAGPGLGGVRIDSGDLGVLARQVRDQLDALGATGTRIVVSGDLDEYAIASLRAEPVDVYGVGTSLVTGSGAPTAGMVYKLVEVDGTPVAKRSSHKESRGGAKTAVRLARPTGTIVEEIVYPIAAPAPEPDGFETRELLVPLVRGGRVLGDRPTLRESRDLVARGLVSLPWEGLKLSAGEPAIPTTFLQ